The Arachis hypogaea cultivar Tifrunner chromosome 14, arahy.Tifrunner.gnm2.J5K5, whole genome shotgun sequence genome has a segment encoding these proteins:
- the LOC140172862 gene encoding probable UDP-arabinopyranose mutase 5 — protein sequence MAQVTINENEVDIVIGALHSDLKSFLNEWKPIFSRFHLIIVKDPDLKEELQIPAGFSADVYTKSDIERVVGSSAVLFSGYSCRYFGFLVSRKKYVVCVDDDCVPAKDTAGNMVDPVAQHVVNLKTPATPFFFNTLYDPFCKGADFVRGYPFSLRTGVDCALSCGLWLNLADLDAPTQALKPKERNTRYVDAVLTVPVRSMLPVSGINIAFNREAIGPALVPALKLAGEGKFRWETVEDIWSGMCVKVICDHLSLGVKSGLPYVWRTERGNAIESLKKEWEGVKLMEEVVPFFQSVRFSQSATTAEACVLEMAKTVKEKLGKVDPMFSRAAEAMEEWVKLWKSVGSS from the coding sequence ATGGCTCAAGTAACTATCAACGAAAATGAAGTGGATATTGTGATTGGCGCATTGCACTCTGATCTTAAATCTTTCTTGAATGAGTGGAAGCCAATATTCTCCCGTTTCCACCTGATAATAGTGAAAGATCCTGACCTCAAGGAGGAACTCCAAATTCCTGCGGGCTTCAGTGCGGATGTCTATACAAAATCTGATATTGAGCGTGTGGTGGGTTCTTCCGCCGTTCTCTTCTCCGGATATTCATGTAGATACTTTGGTTTTCTGGTTTCACGGAAGAAGTATGTTGTCTGTGTCGATGATGATTGTGTCCCAGCAAAAGACACTGCAGGAAATATGGTAGATCCCGTGGCTCAGCATGTTGTGAACCTTAAGACACCCGCAACTCCTTTTTTCTTTAATACACTGTATGATCCATTCTGTAAGGGTGCAGATTTTGTTCGTGGGTACCCATTTAGCCTGCGAACTGGGGTTGATTGTGCTTTGTCGTGTGGACTATGGCTGAATCTAGCAGACCTTGATGCACCAACACAAGCCCTTAAGCCAAAAGAGAGGAACACGCGATATGTGGATGCTGTTCTGACTGTCCCGGTGAGATCCATGTTGCCGGTGAGTGGTATCAACATTGCCTTCAACCGTGAAGCAATTGGCCCGGCATTAGTCCCGGCTTTGAAATTGGCCGGTGAAGGAAAGTTTAGGTGGGAAACTGTGGAAGATATATGGAGCGGAATGTGTGTGAAAGTAATATGCGATCACCTATCCCTTGGTGTGAAAAGCGGATTGCCCTATGTCTGGAGAACAGAAAGAGGCAATGCCATAGAGAGCTTAAAGAAAGAGTGGGAAGGAGTGAAACTGATGGAGGAAGTAGTTCCTTTCTTTCAGTCAGTAAGGTTCTCACAATCAGCAACTACAGCCGAGGCTTGTGTGCTCGAGATGGCCAAGACAGTGAAGGAGAAACTGGGGAAGGTTGATCCTATGTTCTCTCGTGCCGCTGAAGCCATGGAAGAGTGGGTCAAGCTCTGGAAGTCAGTCGGATCCAGCTGA
- the LOC112744218 gene encoding uncharacterized protein — translation MRTPPTLLSLTIDSAVINLSDFSDLSVIPDHILLDLFLRILRAGKLTEKVLRLFIATGKDEVLSLVQALNIQHILTPVLPTRCSEKF, via the exons ATGAGAACACCGCCAACACTGCTCTCTCTCACAATTGACTCAGCGGTCATTAATCTCTCCGACTTCTCCGATCTCTCTGTCATCCCTGATCACATCCTCCTCGATCTCTTCCTC AGAATTTTGAGAGCTGGTAAACTGACTGAGAAAGTTCTGAGATTGTTTATAGCAACCGGTAAGGATGAAGTCCTCTCACTTGTTCAGGCACTGAATATACAACATATTCTGACCCCTGTGCTTCCTACCA GGTGCTCTGAGAAATTTTAA